Proteins from a genomic interval of Plasmodium reichenowi strain SY57 chromosome 11, whole genome shotgun sequence:
- a CDS encoding hypothetical protein (conserved Plasmodium protein, unknown function~part of same gene as PRSY57_1131600A~gap found within coding sequence): TDNEHTEKAQIENIQMENAQNENIQIENVHTEKAQNENIQIENVQTQNIQTENIQAKNIQTEKFQTQNIQTDNVQTQNIQTDNVQTQTTQPDNTQYKNEPFKIEAIENVLEEKENLSDKHLDNQVEVANISNEIFETEMKNFNNSNGNMDKDINIIDIPHEDLNKYIKDELNNNDNNNNLLNIQNVEIIEYAASIKSDNIINDTKEDTLPRNETLNILKQEYVSSKEQEEKKDEEKNILNEQELNDIKEKMKQQNNIDSKLPYFAIEQRKKLIKETNRFFKMYNLHLKIEKLPINIPNDLKLLMQKKKKIVDIINDYKIVFKTLQKYAEKEKNISEEQDGQERKLSHDNIDKQKEQQNDEHDNNNDNNNNDNINNDNINNNDIFIDHKVTNNMVLNTDGDEKNKEQNISSQMDKGSVILTNKDETVVNKNDISSVLKEENKENSTHKDPDLSLDVNAETKEKVPRRRGRKKKLEKEIEVHVGKRRGRKRQTEDILNDNINDDSLYYLSDSSKELIEKEFNKFMNIFENINRNKPNEPNEQNESNESNETNETNESNEKNESNEKNESNEKNESNESNEPNENNESNEKNESNEKNIKTFSNMNDTFNDQQKDEVIDDATTCTFMDLNNCTYGDNKNNTSEYNKNDKQTNKEQSQPIHNDVQKEIQNSEKSEYFDKYENSFIHQLINDLIHNNIEEENYIQFSNIDNEEIKYRKLKEVITNLKIKEKKIDLILSNNLSFFKYSCMYRKRQLLHEKMLGNWSYVENTINKRDDIRNKNLPFQLLKLEQNMLENISKCYDDILLEDFSGIIITLNTNSFERETDGKIINVSKVICGCLIEYLDNTSELNIKCIWAHPFLNTKSTYYILCAFLPRVILEAFLNNKGILHNDINDKDHINIVNSVKGEGLENMNSEMCEFKNSEKKKKKKKKKXXXXYDRLNELDMEKIKNDHHENDNINSSHNNIIKLEEAYFSKYSTYEYPLTHLLNFNKDCAYALNYNENLFKDNENKQDNINICNNMKGHNNCNDNTSLSSKDSNNKFLYIIFSDIDIFPRQCYLILCSYKYMCLNMHYDTDNYSVHYDLENMKKENVGKTTELSNSCPCKCMKSIPDDSEESYERIIGLSELYMYYMIPKKEERENLGLLKRNGWRDLICSTFLEDVHENISSILKIKTHINKVSEHISVQNRIYEKRYTPIYINKYEWCGLKLKDIRNMLNEDFNYDGNDK; the protein is encoded by the exons AACTGACAATGAACATACCGAAAAGGCACAAATTGAAAATATCCAAATGGAAAATGcacaaaatgaaaatatcCAAATTGAAAATGTACATACTGAAAAGGcacaaaatgaaaatatcCAAATTGAAAATGTACAAACTCAAAATATCCAAACTGAAAATATCCAAGctaaaaatattcaaacTGAAAAATTCCAAACTCAAAATATCCAAACTGACAATGTACAAACTCAAAACATCCAAACTGACAATGTACAAACTCAAACTACCCAACCTGACAATACtcaatataaaaatgaaccATTTAAAATTGAGGCTATTGAAAATGTTctagaagaaaaagaaaactTAAGTGATAAACATTTGGACAATCAAGTAGAAGTAGCTAATATTTCGAATGAAATTTTTGAAAcagaaatgaaaaatttcAACAACTCAAATGGTAATATGgataaagatataaatataatcGATATTCCACACGAagatttaaataaatatataaaagatgaaCTAAATAACAATGACAATAACAAtaatcttttaaatatcCAAAATGTTGAAATCATAGAATATGCTGCAAGCATAAAAAGTGATAACATAATTAATGATACTAAAGAGGATACTCTACCCAGAAACGAAACCCTCAATATTCTCAAACAAGAATATGTATCAAGTAAAGAACaggaagaaaaaaaagacgaagaaaaaaatattttaaatgaacaagaattaaatgacataaaggaaaaaatgaaacaaCAAAATAACATTGATTCCAAATTACCTTATTTTGCTATAgaacaaagaaaaaaattaattaaagaaacaaaccgattttttaaaatgtataatttacatttaaaaattgaAAAGTTACCTATTAATATTCCAAATGATTTAAAACTACTTATgcagaaaaaaaagaaaattgtcgatattattaatgattacaaaattgtttttaaaacattACAGAAATATGCtgaaaaggaaaaaaatatttcgGAAGAACAAGATGGACAAGAAAGAAAACTGTCACATgataatatagataaacaaaaagaacaacaaaatgatgaacatgataataataatgacaataataataatgacaatattaataatgacaatattaataataatgatatatttattgatCATAAAGTAACAAATAATATGGTGCTAAATACAGATGgagatgaaaaaaataaagaacaAAACATATCTTCTCAAATGGATAAAGGAAGTGTAATTCTTACGAACAAGGACGAAACAGttgttaataaaaatgacaTATCATCTGtattaaaagaagaaaataaagaaaattcCACACATAAAGATCCCGATTTATCTCTTGATGTAAATGCTGaaacaaaagaaaaggTACCCAGAAGAAGAggaaggaaaaaaaaattagaaaaagaaatagaAGTACATGTAGGAAAAAGAAGAGGAAGAAAAAGACAAACtgaagatatattaaatgataacATTAACGATGATAgcttatattatttgagTGATAGTTCTAAGGAATTAATAGAAAAGGAATTTAATAAGTTTATGAACATATTTGAAAACATTAACAGAAATAAACCAAACGAACcaaatgaacaaaatgaatCAAATGAATCAAATGAAACAAATGAAACAAATGAATCAAATGAAAAGAACGAATCAAATGAAAAGAACGAATCAAATGAAAAGAACGAATCAAATGAATCAAATGAACCAAATGAAAACAACGAATCAAATGAAAAGAACGAATCAAATGAGAAAAATATCAAAACATTCTCTAATATGAATGATACTTTTAATGATCAACAAAAAGATGAAGTTATTGATGATGCTACTACATGTACTTTTATGGATCTAAATAATTGTACATATGGAGATAACAAGAATAACACAAGTGAATACAACAAGAATGAtaaacaaacaaacaaaGAACAATCCCAACCAATTCATAATGATGTACAGAAGGAAATACAAAATTCTGAAAAATCAGaatattttgataaatatgaaaattcttttattcATCAACTTATAAACGatttaatacataataatatagaagaagaaaattatatacaattctcaaatatagataatgaagaaataaaatacagaaaattaaaagaagtAATAACAAAcctaaaaataaaagaaaaaaaaatagacTTAATTTTAAGTAATAATTTGAgttttttcaaatattcCTGTATGTATAGAAAGCGTCAATTATTACATGAGAAAATGTTAGGAAATTGGAGTTATGTAGAAAATACAATTAATAAAAGAGATGATattagaaataaaaatttgCCTTTTCAATTATTAAAACTAGAACAAAATATGttagaaaatatttctaaatgttatgatgatatattattagaaGATTTCTCtggtattattataacGTTAAATACAAATTCTTTTGAAAGAGAAACAGAtggaaaaattattaatgtGTCAAAAGTTATATGTGGATGTTTAATTGAATATCTAGATAATACATCTGAATTAAAcataaaatgtatatggGCACATCCATTTTTAAATACAAAATCTACTTATTACATTTTGTGTGCATTCTTACCAAGGGTTATTTTAGAAgcatttttaaataataaaggaatattacataatgatataaatgataaagatcatataaatattgtcAATTCTGTAAAGGGGGAAGGGTtagaaaatatgaattCTGAAATGTGTGAATTCAAAAATTccgaaaaaaaaaaaaaaaaaaaaaaaaaaaaaaNNNNNNNNNTTTATGATAGATTAAATGAATTAGATATGGAAAAAATCAAGAATGATCATcatgaaaatgataatattaatagttCTCATAACAATATTATCAAATTAGAAGAGGCATATTTCTCAAAATATTCTACATATGAATATCCTTTAACCcatcttttaaattttaataaagaCTGTGCATATGCcttaaattataatgagAACCTTTTCaaagataatgaaaataagCAAGACAATATCAacatatgtaataatatgaaaggtcataataattgtaaCGATAATACATCATTATCTTCTAAAGATAGTAATAACaaatttttgtatataatatttagtgatattgatatatttcCAAGACAGTGctatttaattttatgttCTTACAAGTATATGTGTTTAAATATGCACTATGATACAGATAATTATTCTGTTCATTATGATTtagaaaatatgaaaaaggaaaatgTGGGAAAAACGACAGAGTTATCTAATAGTTGTCCTTGCAAATGTATGAAATCTATTCCCGATGATTCTGAAGAATCCTATGAGCGTATAATAG GTTTGAGTGAActttatatgtattatatgataCCCAAAAAGGAGGAAAGGGAAAATCTCGGCCTACTAAAAAGAAACGGTTGGAGAGATTTAATTTGCAGCACCTTCCTTGAAGATGTACATGAAAATATTAGTAGTAtcttaaaaattaaaacacATATTAATAAGGTATCAGAACATATATCTGTACAAAATAGAATTTATGAAAAACGCTACACacctatatatataaataaatatgaatggTGTGGATTAAAATTGAAGGATATTCGTAACATGCTTAACGAAGATTTTAATTATGATGGAAACGATAAATga